A window of the Desulfovibrio sp. UIB00 genome harbors these coding sequences:
- a CDS encoding SMR family transporter, with protein MAYVQLGAAILVEVGATACLKHSEGMSRLLPTLASLLGYGISFYLLSKVLNVVPMGISYGIWSGIGIVLVSLLGLLVFGQKLDLAACLGLALIVLGVLVIHFFSGSMPH; from the coding sequence ATGGCATATGTTCAGCTTGGAGCGGCCATTCTGGTCGAGGTGGGGGCCACGGCCTGCCTCAAGCATTCAGAGGGCATGAGCCGCCTTTTGCCCACCCTTGCTTCGCTGCTCGGCTATGGCATTTCATTCTACCTGCTTTCCAAGGTGCTCAATGTGGTGCCCATGGGCATATCATACGGCATCTGGAGCGGCATTGGCATTGTGCTGGTTTCGCTTCTGGGGCTGCTGGTTTTTGGACAAAAGCTTGATCTTGCCGCCTGCCTCGGCCTCGCGCTGATAGTGCTTGGCGTACTTGTTATACATTTTTTTTCAGGCTCCATGCCCCATTAA
- the rpsL gene encoding 30S ribosomal protein S12 codes for MPTINQLIRIERKAVVKRKKTPALQACPQRRGVCTRVYTTTPKKPNSALRKVARVRLTNGIEVTAYIPGEGHNLQEHSVVIIRGGRVKDLPGVRYHIVRGTLDTSGVADRRKSRSKYGAKRPK; via the coding sequence ATGCCCACGATTAACCAGCTTATCCGCATCGAGCGGAAGGCCGTGGTGAAGCGCAAGAAGACCCCCGCCCTGCAGGCTTGCCCGCAGCGCCGTGGCGTTTGCACCCGCGTTTACACCACCACCCCGAAAAAGCCTAACTCGGCTCTGCGTAAGGTCGCCCGTGTGCGCCTGACCAACGGCATTGAAGTTACGGCCTACATCCCCGGCGAAGGCCACAACCTTCAGGAACACTCCGTGGTCATCATCCGCGGCGGTCGTGTAAAAGACTTGCCCGGTGTCCGTTACCACATCGTGCGCGGTACCCTTGATACGTCCGGCGTGGCCGATCGTCGCAAGAGCCGTTCCAAGTACGGCGCCAAGCGTCCCAAGTAG
- the rpsG gene encoding 30S ribosomal protein S7, translating into MPRKGPIPKREVLPDPLYSSRLVTKFVNRLMFDGKKGAAEKIFYSSLETLAEKTGEEPMRAFEKALDNVKPHMEVKARRVGGATYQVPMEVRPERQVSLSIRWLINYARSRGEKGMTAKLSAELLDAFNGRGGAVKKREDTHRMADANKAFAHYRW; encoded by the coding sequence ATGCCCCGTAAAGGTCCTATCCCCAAGAGGGAAGTGCTGCCCGATCCGTTGTACTCCAGCCGCCTTGTCACCAAGTTTGTGAACAGGCTTATGTTCGACGGCAAGAAGGGTGCAGCCGAAAAGATTTTCTACAGCTCCCTTGAGACCCTGGCTGAAAAGACGGGCGAAGAACCCATGCGCGCCTTTGAAAAGGCCCTGGACAACGTGAAGCCCCACATGGAAGTCAAGGCCCGCCGCGTCGGCGGCGCCACCTACCAGGTGCCCATGGAAGTGCGCCCGGAACGTCAGGTTTCCCTGTCGATCCGCTGGCTTATCAACTATGCCCGTTCGCGCGGTGAAAAAGGCATGACTGCCAAACTTTCCGCCGAACTGCTGGATGCTTTCAACGGTCGCGGCGGCGCGGTGAAAAAGCGTGAAGACACGCACCGCATGGCCGACGCGAACAAGGCTTTCGCTCACTACCGCTGGTAA
- the fusA gene encoding elongation factor G — protein sequence MSRTVAVNKQRNIGIMAHIDAGKTTTTERILFYTGVNHKIGETHDGASTMDWMEQEQERGITITSAATTCFWKDCRVNIIDTPGHVDFTIEVERSLRVLDGAVCVFDAVAGVEPQSETVWRQADRYNVPRICFVNKMDRIGANFFRCVDMIHDRLGAKAVPLQLPIGSEDKFEGVVDLVRGHAIRFDKSSKGAEFSVEDVPADMKDLYEEKHHEMLEAVAEEDEALLEKYLGGETLTEEEIITCIRKATIARNIVPVLLGSAFRNMGVQPLLDAVVDYLPSPVDIPPMPGHIAGKPEEIVECHCDDKEPLAGLVFKLFSDPFIGHLSFFRIYSGFLESGMTVYNANTGKRERIGRILKMHANKREDVKWAGAGDIVALVGLKNASTGDTLCDEKREVILESLNIPDPVIEVAIEPKTKADRDALSAALNKLAKEDPSFRVKGDDETNQTLIAGMGELHLEIIVDRLTREFGVNANVGKPQVAYRETISKPAKSDLKYAKQSGGRGQYGHVVIDVEPNPGNGYQFVNAITGGVIPKEYIPAVDKGINDALKSGVLAGFPVVDVKVTLVFGSYHEVDSSEQAFYVAGSMAIKDGMRKATPVLLEPIMDVEVVTPEEYLGDVMGDLNGRRGRVQSMEARAGGAQSVRAQVPLSAMFGYATDLRSRTQGRATFTMQFDHYERVPQAIAEEIQKSRT from the coding sequence GTGTCCCGCACCGTTGCTGTAAACAAACAGCGCAATATCGGCATTATGGCCCATATTGACGCAGGCAAGACTACCACCACCGAACGCATTCTTTTCTACACCGGCGTTAACCACAAGATCGGCGAAACGCACGACGGCGCCTCCACCATGGACTGGATGGAGCAGGAACAGGAACGCGGCATCACCATTACTTCTGCCGCCACCACCTGCTTCTGGAAAGACTGCCGCGTTAACATCATCGACACCCCCGGCCACGTTGACTTCACCATTGAAGTGGAACGTTCGCTGCGCGTGCTCGATGGTGCCGTGTGCGTGTTCGACGCCGTTGCCGGCGTGGAACCCCAGTCTGAAACCGTGTGGCGTCAGGCTGACCGCTACAATGTTCCCCGCATCTGCTTTGTGAACAAGATGGACCGTATCGGCGCCAACTTCTTCCGCTGCGTGGACATGATTCACGACCGTCTTGGCGCCAAGGCCGTGCCGCTGCAGTTGCCCATCGGCAGCGAAGACAAGTTTGAAGGCGTGGTGGATCTGGTGCGCGGGCATGCCATCCGTTTTGACAAGAGCTCCAAGGGCGCGGAATTCAGCGTTGAAGACGTGCCTGCCGACATGAAGGATCTTTACGAAGAAAAGCATCACGAGATGCTGGAAGCGGTGGCCGAAGAAGACGAAGCCCTGCTCGAAAAGTACCTCGGCGGCGAGACCCTTACCGAAGAAGAAATCATCACCTGCATCCGCAAGGCCACCATTGCCCGCAACATCGTGCCGGTGCTGCTGGGCTCCGCCTTCCGCAACATGGGTGTGCAGCCCCTGCTGGACGCCGTGGTGGACTACCTGCCTTCTCCGGTGGACATCCCGCCCATGCCCGGCCACATTGCCGGCAAGCCCGAAGAAATTGTGGAATGCCATTGCGACGACAAGGAACCCCTTGCTGGCCTGGTGTTCAAGCTTTTCTCCGACCCCTTCATCGGGCACTTGTCCTTCTTCCGTATTTACTCCGGTTTCCTTGAATCCGGCATGACCGTGTACAACGCCAACACCGGGAAGCGCGAACGCATTGGCCGCATCCTGAAGATGCACGCCAACAAGCGTGAAGACGTGAAATGGGCTGGCGCTGGCGACATCGTGGCTCTGGTGGGTCTGAAAAACGCCTCCACCGGCGACACCCTGTGCGATGAAAAGCGCGAAGTCATTCTGGAATCGCTGAATATTCCTGATCCGGTTATCGAAGTTGCCATCGAGCCCAAGACCAAGGCCGACCGCGACGCTCTTTCCGCCGCTCTGAACAAGCTGGCCAAGGAAGACCCCTCGTTCCGCGTGAAGGGCGACGACGAAACCAACCAGACCCTGATCGCCGGTATGGGCGAACTGCATCTGGAAATCATCGTTGACCGCCTCACCCGCGAATTCGGCGTGAACGCCAACGTCGGCAAGCCCCAGGTTGCCTACCGTGAAACCATCTCCAAGCCTGCCAAGTCGGACCTCAAGTACGCCAAGCAGTCTGGTGGTCGCGGTCAGTACGGTCACGTTGTCATTGACGTTGAGCCCAACCCCGGCAACGGTTACCAGTTCGTCAACGCCATCACCGGCGGTGTTATTCCCAAGGAATACATCCCCGCTGTGGACAAGGGTATCAATGATGCCCTGAAGTCCGGCGTGCTCGCTGGCTTCCCCGTGGTGGACGTGAAGGTTACCCTGGTGTTCGGTTCGTACCACGAAGTCGACTCCTCGGAACAGGCCTTCTACGTGGCTGGCTCCATGGCCATCAAGGACGGCATGCGCAAGGCTACCCCTGTGCTGCTCGAACCCATCATGGACGTGGAAGTGGTGACGCCTGAAGAATACCTCGGCGACGTCATGGGCGACCTCAATGGCCGCCGTGGCCGCGTGCAGAGCATGGAAGCCCGCGCTGGCGGCGCGCAGAGCGTGCGCGCTCAGGTGCCTCTTTCCGCCATGTTCGGCTATGCCACTGACCTGCGTTCGCGCACTCAGGGCCGCGCCACCTTCACCATGCAGTTCGATCACTACGAACGCGTGCCCCAGGCCATTGCCGAAGAAATCCAGAAGAGCCGCACATAA
- the argJ gene encoding bifunctional glutamate N-acetyltransferase/amino-acid acetyltransferase ArgJ: MQDDLPKGFRAGAAAANFKKAGRDDLGIIVSDKTAVLAGMFTQNLFKAAPVLVCQEILASRGTARAVLANSGQANACTGDEGLANCRATQAMVAGLTGLEADEILPLSTGVVGAHLKMDLWLEAVPKLARNIGTRDAEGFTRAFMTTDAFPKFSMREVTLAGGTVRLTVMAKGAGMICPNMATMLCVALTDAKVARDPWQAMFGRAVEKTFNRVSVDGDTSTNDTILGLANGASGVAAESAADLTLLEEALTDILGTVSHMLVMDGEGASKVIHITVTGAANDDDARTVARSVGHSQLVKTAIYGGDANWGRIVTAVGYSGATFDPAKVSMKLCGIERFRLGCPVNEDKEDALAELLKAKDVQVEIDLGGGSGFYNFQASDLGHEYVTLNSDYRS, encoded by the coding sequence ATGCAGGACGATCTGCCAAAGGGTTTCAGGGCTGGGGCTGCGGCTGCCAATTTCAAAAAGGCTGGCCGGGACGACCTTGGCATTATTGTTTCAGACAAAACCGCCGTGCTGGCGGGCATGTTCACCCAGAATCTGTTCAAGGCCGCTCCTGTGCTGGTGTGTCAGGAGATACTGGCAAGCCGGGGCACGGCGCGTGCTGTTCTGGCAAATTCCGGTCAGGCCAACGCCTGCACCGGCGACGAAGGCCTTGCCAACTGCCGCGCCACGCAGGCCATGGTGGCTGGCCTTACCGGTCTTGAGGCCGATGAAATTTTGCCCCTTTCCACTGGCGTTGTGGGCGCGCATCTCAAGATGGATCTGTGGCTTGAGGCTGTGCCCAAACTGGCCAGGAATATCGGCACCCGCGATGCGGAGGGCTTTACACGTGCCTTCATGACCACGGATGCCTTTCCCAAATTTTCCATGCGCGAGGTTACGCTTGCAGGCGGCACTGTGCGCCTTACCGTGATGGCCAAGGGCGCGGGAATGATCTGCCCCAATATGGCAACCATGCTCTGCGTGGCACTCACAGACGCCAAGGTGGCGCGCGATCCCTGGCAGGCCATGTTTGGCCGTGCCGTGGAAAAGACCTTCAACCGGGTGAGCGTTGACGGCGACACCTCCACCAACGACACCATTCTGGGCCTTGCCAACGGCGCGTCTGGCGTTGCCGCTGAAAGTGCGGCTGACCTGACACTGCTGGAAGAAGCGCTTACCGACATTCTGGGCACGGTGTCGCATATGCTGGTTATGGATGGTGAAGGAGCCAGCAAGGTTATCCACATCACCGTGACGGGTGCCGCCAATGATGACGATGCCCGCACCGTGGCGCGCAGCGTGGGGCATTCGCAGCTCGTGAAAACAGCCATATACGGCGGCGATGCCAACTGGGGCCGTATCGTGACGGCTGTTGGCTACAGCGGCGCAACGTTTGATCCCGCCAAGGTGAGCATGAAACTGTGCGGCATTGAGCGCTTCCGTCTGGGCTGCCCTGTAAATGAAGACAAGGAAGACGCTCTGGCCGAACTGCTCAAGGCCAAAGACGTGCAGGTGGAGATCGATCTGGGCGGCGGTTCAGGGTTCTACAATTTCCAGGCTTCCGACCTTGGTCATGAATATGTGACTCTGAACTCTGACTACCGTTCCTAG
- a CDS encoding class I SAM-dependent methyltransferase, whose protein sequence is MEEEFFERRYLENVDACPVCGSRQRQAVYEVGGGVMAQKCACGGYYCDHRLNPEGLSAYWQDYQNREHSAVQEECAMRQRMYAVDYAYIAQFLKPGAKVLDVGCADGLFLDWFAAAGHECSGVEFGHEAALKAAQRYPVQEGYFPDLDIAPGFDLIIFRGVLQYVHAPRSFFSKAASLLASGGHVYVTAQPNMEAFCHQVYRNRFRFSLTPCDCVGYTPQSLAGEFAALGCSTVGQTFFYEETPYANPACDIQAVSRAVEAINRGQQPQEPSPPFWGNMMTMVFRKD, encoded by the coding sequence ATGGAAGAAGAGTTTTTTGAACGGCGCTATCTGGAAAATGTTGACGCCTGTCCTGTCTGTGGCAGCAGACAGAGACAGGCTGTCTATGAGGTTGGCGGGGGAGTGATGGCGCAAAAGTGCGCGTGCGGCGGGTACTATTGCGACCATCGCCTTAACCCCGAGGGCTTGTCGGCCTACTGGCAGGACTATCAAAACCGTGAACACAGTGCAGTGCAGGAGGAGTGCGCCATGCGGCAGCGCATGTACGCAGTGGACTATGCGTATATCGCGCAGTTTCTGAAACCAGGGGCCAAAGTGCTAGATGTGGGCTGTGCAGATGGCCTGTTTCTGGACTGGTTCGCGGCTGCCGGGCACGAGTGCAGCGGCGTGGAATTTGGGCATGAAGCCGCTTTAAAGGCCGCGCAGCGGTATCCTGTTCAGGAGGGATATTTTCCGGATCTGGACATAGCCCCCGGTTTCGACCTGATTATTTTTCGCGGCGTATTGCAGTATGTGCATGCGCCGCGCAGTTTTTTCAGCAAGGCGGCATCCCTGCTGGCATCTGGCGGCCACGTGTACGTGACCGCTCAACCCAACATGGAAGCATTTTGCCATCAGGTGTACCGCAACAGATTCCGCTTCAGTTTGACCCCATGTGATTGCGTGGGCTATACGCCGCAGTCGCTGGCAGGCGAGTTCGCGGCGCTGGGGTGCAGCACAGTGGGGCAGACGTTCTTTTATGAGGAAACCCCATATGCAAACCCCGCTTGCGACATTCAGGCCGTCAGCAGGGCTGTGGAGGCCATAAACAGGGGGCAGCAACCACAAGAGCCCTCGCCACCATTCTGGGGCAATATGATGACCATGGTATTTCGTAAAGACTGA
- a CDS encoding DVU_2496 family lipoprotein, producing the protein MMHARLVCAALLSLALIACNKTQPTQDATPLPPVEPCPFVYIYAPGNYIVDIASGSQVILDPGVQEFDLFCSPGEARAAVNEAVRLGVLTEGDWRIYRLEGSMEEIGQRQRNNQHTLTRMTQIVDWVAEGF; encoded by the coding sequence ATGATGCACGCACGCCTTGTTTGCGCCGCCCTGCTGAGCCTTGCGCTGATAGCCTGTAACAAGACCCAGCCAACGCAGGACGCTACGCCCCTTCCTCCGGTCGAACCCTGCCCCTTTGTATACATCTACGCCCCTGGCAACTACATTGTAGATATTGCCAGCGGGTCACAGGTGATTCTTGACCCTGGCGTGCAGGAGTTCGACCTGTTCTGTTCGCCGGGCGAAGCACGGGCGGCTGTGAATGAAGCCGTGCGGCTCGGCGTCCTGACCGAGGGCGACTGGCGCATCTACCGCCTTGAAGGCTCCATGGAAGAGATTGGTCAGAGGCAGCGCAACAACCAGCATACCCTCACCCGCATGACCCAGATTGTGGACTGGGTTGCTGAAGGTTTCTAA
- a CDS encoding zinc metalloprotease HtpX — protein MTSQIKTVLLLALLSAIIILLGGLMGGRTGVIFAFGLALLMNVGSYWYSDKIVLSMYRARELAPEEAPYLHKIVDELSHNAGIPKPRICVVPEEAPNAFATGRNPENAVVAVTDGIMRLLSPEELRGVLAHEIGHIVNRDILIQTIAGVMGSAIVTLANIFQFTAIFGGNRDEEGGGTNPIAAIALALLAPMAAGLIQMAISRSREYLADDTGAALCGQPLALAGALNKLGMASGQIPMQEGNPSTEQMFIVTPMYAHGGMASLFSTHPPLEERIRRLREMAASGR, from the coding sequence ATGACCAGCCAGATCAAGACTGTTCTTCTGCTTGCCCTGCTTTCCGCCATTATAATCTTGCTTGGCGGCCTGATGGGCGGGCGTACAGGCGTTATTTTTGCCTTTGGCCTAGCCTTGCTCATGAACGTGGGCAGTTACTGGTATTCTGACAAAATAGTGCTCTCCATGTACCGCGCGCGCGAGCTTGCGCCGGAAGAAGCCCCTTACCTGCACAAAATCGTGGACGAGCTTTCCCACAATGCGGGCATTCCCAAGCCGCGCATCTGCGTGGTGCCTGAAGAAGCTCCCAATGCTTTTGCCACGGGCCGCAACCCGGAGAATGCCGTTGTTGCCGTCACGGACGGCATCATGCGCCTGCTCTCGCCCGAAGAACTGCGCGGTGTGCTGGCGCACGAAATCGGGCACATTGTCAACCGCGACATTCTTATTCAGACCATTGCGGGCGTTATGGGTTCCGCCATTGTGACCCTTGCCAATATCTTTCAGTTTACGGCCATATTTGGCGGCAACCGGGACGAAGAAGGCGGCGGAACCAACCCCATTGCCGCCATTGCTCTGGCCCTGTTGGCGCCCATGGCTGCCGGGCTTATCCAGATGGCGATTTCACGCTCGCGCGAGTATCTGGCGGACGACACGGGCGCCGCGCTTTGCGGTCAGCCCCTGGCCCTTGCCGGTGCGCTGAACAAACTGGGCATGGCCAGCGGCCAGATCCCCATGCAGGAAGGCAACCCCAGCACGGAACAGATGTTCATTGTGACCCCCATGTACGCTCATGGCGGCATGGCAAGCCTCTTCAGCACCCATCCGCCCCTGGAAGAACGCATTCGCCGTCTGCGCGAAATGGCAGCTTCCGGGCGCTGA
- the asnB gene encoding asparagine synthase (glutamine-hydrolyzing), with protein MCGIAGICQVDASPLTPEAGQWVKAMTDRMSHRGPDGEGQWSSGPVCLGHRRLSIIDLSGGGQPMHSADGQMTVTFNGEIYNYAELKAQLIALGGQFQTSSDTEVILEGYRIWGPDCLARFDGMFAFALWDNQQRRLFCARDRFGKKPFFYTVQHGRLYFASELTGIEQLRHLSLTMNPQAVMRYLAYEYVPTPHSVYTEVQSLPPSHMLLLQDGNLSISRYWDMPTPDESDKRSDNELCEELRFLLSRAVRRRMVSDVPLGVFLSGGIDSSIVAGLMARQSSTAIKTFSIGFSEASYDESRYARIVAKAFATDHHERVLSAEECADTLPGIISRMDVPMADASVAPTWLLSGVTREKVTVALGGDGADELWAGYEHYIGFKVAQWYNAAPSALRKGIIEPLAQLLPSSAGYINPRLAVATFLRAAHAPAWQRVQTMLTAFTPDMQESILDAAFKAQQPGFLAPEVLFAPTREHYDHWQPQNTATPLARAFHVYARQFMLDDILVKVDRCSMLHSLEVRAPFLDKDAAEFAARLPVSRKLHGFKRKWLLKKAFAELLPDEILYRNKRGFQIPVAQWLRGRMRPLMEDLLSESTLKAQGIFNYQSVRALMDEHISGRADLRKPLWTLLVFQLWWRARHP; from the coding sequence ATGTGCGGTATAGCGGGCATTTGCCAAGTTGACGCCTCGCCTCTCACTCCCGAAGCCGGGCAGTGGGTCAAGGCCATGACCGATCGCATGTCCCATCGCGGCCCCGATGGTGAAGGCCAGTGGAGCAGCGGCCCGGTATGCCTTGGGCACAGGCGGCTCTCCATCATCGACCTTTCCGGCGGCGGCCAGCCCATGCATAGCGCAGATGGTCAGATGACCGTCACCTTCAACGGTGAAATATACAACTATGCCGAGCTCAAGGCGCAGCTGATCGCCCTTGGCGGACAATTTCAGACAAGTTCCGACACGGAAGTCATTCTCGAAGGCTACCGCATATGGGGGCCGGACTGCCTGGCCCGCTTTGACGGCATGTTTGCCTTTGCCCTGTGGGACAACCAGCAGCGCCGCCTGTTCTGCGCCCGCGACCGCTTTGGCAAAAAACCATTTTTCTACACCGTGCAGCACGGCAGGCTGTATTTTGCCTCTGAACTGACCGGGATTGAGCAGTTGCGCCATCTGAGCCTGACCATGAACCCGCAGGCCGTTATGCGCTATCTTGCCTACGAGTACGTGCCCACGCCACACAGCGTCTACACGGAGGTGCAGAGCCTGCCGCCTTCGCACATGTTGCTGCTGCAGGACGGTAATCTGAGCATTTCCCGCTACTGGGATATGCCCACGCCCGATGAGTCCGACAAGCGCAGCGACAATGAGCTTTGCGAAGAACTGCGCTTTCTGCTCTCACGGGCGGTGCGCCGCCGCATGGTCAGTGATGTGCCGCTGGGCGTGTTTCTTTCCGGCGGTATTGATTCCTCCATTGTAGCCGGGCTCATGGCCCGCCAGTCTTCCACGGCCATCAAGACATTTTCCATCGGCTTCAGCGAGGCCAGCTATGATGAGTCGCGCTATGCCCGCATCGTGGCCAAGGCCTTTGCCACTGACCACCATGAACGCGTGCTTTCCGCCGAGGAATGCGCGGATACCCTGCCCGGCATCATCAGCCGCATGGACGTACCCATGGCGGATGCATCCGTGGCCCCCACATGGCTGCTTTCCGGCGTCACGCGCGAAAAGGTCACCGTGGCCCTTGGCGGAGATGGCGCTGACGAACTTTGGGCAGGTTATGAGCATTACATCGGCTTCAAGGTTGCCCAGTGGTACAATGCAGCTCCCTCCGCGCTGCGCAAGGGCATCATAGAACCGCTCGCGCAACTGCTCCCTTCCTCTGCGGGGTACATCAACCCCCGCCTGGCCGTTGCCACATTCCTGCGGGCGGCGCATGCCCCGGCATGGCAGCGGGTGCAGACCATGCTCACGGCCTTTACGCCCGACATGCAGGAATCCATTCTGGATGCCGCTTTCAAGGCCCAACAGCCCGGCTTTCTGGCTCCCGAAGTTCTCTTTGCCCCCACGCGCGAGCACTATGACCACTGGCAGCCGCAAAACACCGCCACGCCGCTTGCCCGCGCTTTCCACGTGTATGCCCGCCAGTTCATGCTTGATGATATTCTGGTCAAGGTTGACCGCTGCTCCATGCTGCACAGCCTGGAGGTTCGCGCGCCGTTCCTTGACAAGGACGCGGCGGAGTTTGCAGCGCGCCTGCCTGTGAGCAGAAAACTGCACGGCTTCAAGCGCAAATGGCTGCTCAAAAAGGCTTTTGCCGAACTGCTGCCAGATGAAATCCTGTACCGCAACAAACGCGGTTTTCAGATTCCTGTGGCGCAATGGCTGCGGGGCCGCATGCGACCCCTCATGGAAGACCTGCTGAGCGAATCCACCCTGAAGGCGCAGGGCATATTCAACTATCAGTCGGTCCGCGCCCTCATGGACGAGCATATCTCTGGCAGGGCCGATCTGCGCAAGCCACTGTGGACCCTGCTGGTGTTCCAGCTGTGGTGGAGGGCTCGCCATCCCTGA
- a CDS encoding glycosyltransferase family 4 protein, with the protein MTETSTKASPPVFETGLPHVAYVLLWYPLFTQPFIFREVEGLKRLLPLSVYSLYGPNLRHCSNEMRAVAGETHTYGMRALGRVLGECFRQIALHPLRSGRLFRRAIFRRWRSWETLGENLWAFCAGMYLGRLFSEAGIDMIYAPWPRGTATAAWVASQIAGLPFATAARGDNLEPADSDLGDKLTAAFFVRANNEADKTRIEVFAKGQAKGKVELIYNSLTLPPLPKTEATTSVAAPKAQEHAQAQQPMERPVRLLALGRFDVTKGFDVLIKACAILRDRGVDFRLTLAGGGGAVMGLGRMEAEILRLREELRLEDRVLLPGIISHNELPHILAEHDIFAAPCVVHESGRRDGIPNTVIEALAYGLPVVSTTVNALPEVVINGKTGLAVPPNDPVALADALQRLADDDALAQELARNGKQLAADMFDPTRNNRRLADIFIKHYTLWKQKCAV; encoded by the coding sequence ATGACGGAAACCAGCACCAAGGCCTCCCCCCCCGTATTCGAGACGGGCCTGCCGCACGTGGCCTATGTTCTGCTGTGGTATCCGCTGTTTACACAGCCCTTTATCTTCAGGGAAGTAGAAGGCCTCAAAAGGCTGCTTCCGCTTTCCGTATACAGCCTGTACGGCCCCAACCTGCGCCACTGTTCCAATGAGATGCGAGCCGTGGCCGGAGAGACGCACACTTATGGCATGCGCGCTCTAGGGCGTGTGCTGGGGGAATGCTTCCGGCAAATTGCGCTGCACCCGTTACGCTCGGGACGCCTCTTTCGCAGGGCCATATTCCGCCGCTGGCGCAGCTGGGAAACCTTGGGGGAAAACCTTTGGGCATTTTGCGCTGGCATGTACCTGGGCCGTCTGTTCAGCGAGGCTGGCATAGACATGATCTACGCTCCATGGCCACGCGGCACGGCCACAGCGGCCTGGGTTGCCTCGCAGATCGCCGGGTTGCCCTTTGCCACAGCCGCGCGCGGCGATAATCTGGAGCCAGCCGACTCTGACCTCGGCGACAAGCTGACCGCAGCTTTTTTTGTCCGTGCCAACAACGAGGCGGACAAAACACGTATCGAGGTTTTTGCCAAGGGGCAGGCCAAGGGCAAAGTGGAGTTGATCTACAACAGCCTTACCTTGCCGCCATTGCCAAAAACTGAAGCAACCACAAGCGTTGCCGCACCCAAGGCACAGGAACATGCCCAGGCACAACAGCCCATGGAGCGCCCTGTGCGCCTTCTGGCTCTGGGGCGGTTTGACGTTACCAAGGGTTTTGACGTGCTGATCAAGGCCTGCGCTATCCTGCGCGACAGAGGGGTGGATTTCAGGCTTACCCTCGCAGGCGGAGGCGGCGCGGTTATGGGTCTAGGGCGTATGGAAGCAGAAATACTGCGCCTGCGCGAGGAGCTGCGGCTTGAAGACCGCGTACTGCTGCCCGGCATTATTTCGCACAACGAACTGCCGCACATTCTGGCCGAGCACGACATTTTTGCAGCGCCCTGCGTAGTGCACGAATCTGGCCGCCGCGATGGTATTCCAAACACGGTTATTGAAGCCTTGGCCTACGGCCTGCCGGTGGTGAGCACCACGGTCAACGCCTTGCCTGAAGTGGTGATCAACGGCAAAACCGGCCTTGCCGTGCCGCCCAATGATCCCGTGGCTCTGGCCGATGCCCTGCAACGCCTTGCCGATGATGACGCCCTGGCTCAGGAGCTGGCGCGCAATGGCAAGCAGCTTGCGGCGGATATGTTTGACCCGACCCGCAACAATCGGCGTCTGGCAGACATTTTCATCAAACATTACACCCTCTGGAAGCAAAAATGTGCGGTATAG